A stretch of the Microcella sp. genome encodes the following:
- a CDS encoding DUF1905 domain-containing protein, translating into MPGRSVSFDATIGVEVKGEMWACIEIPGSAEFFGTGKSVRVDARVDDVDLTHVGAMPTGTGGHMIALNAAIRRRLDKDLGDSVEVMVSLAS; encoded by the coding sequence ATGCCAGGGCGCTCAGTGAGCTTCGACGCGACCATCGGAGTCGAGGTCAAGGGTGAGATGTGGGCCTGCATCGAGATTCCCGGGTCAGCCGAGTTCTTCGGCACGGGAAAGTCGGTGAGGGTGGATGCTCGTGTCGACGACGTCGATCTCACGCATGTCGGGGCTATGCCGACCGGCACGGGTGGTCACATGATCGCGCTGAACGCAGCCATTCGACGCCGTCTCGACAAGGACCTCGGCGACTCGGTGGAGGTCATGGTGTCGCTGGCATCGTGA
- a CDS encoding YciI family protein, whose translation MICVIDSETGSGDGDEMAAIDDFNERLRNAGQLIMAEGLSSPRASAVVDNRGGAGLVSPGPLLDSDQYVSGFWIVESPDRDAALALAAEGSRACNRVVELRPFYGV comes from the coding sequence ATGATCTGTGTGATTGATAGTGAGACTGGCTCAGGTGACGGCGACGAGATGGCGGCGATCGACGACTTCAACGAGCGGCTTCGGAACGCGGGTCAGTTGATCATGGCGGAGGGGCTGTCGTCGCCGCGAGCATCCGCCGTCGTCGATAACCGCGGGGGAGCGGGGCTCGTCTCGCCTGGACCGCTGCTTGACAGTGATCAGTACGTGTCGGGGTTCTGGATCGTCGAATCGCCTGATCGGGATGCTGCGCTCGCCCTCGCTGCGGAGGGGTCGCGCGCCTGCAACCGCGTCGTTGAGCTGCGGCCGTTCTACGGCGTGTAG
- a CDS encoding PLDc N-terminal domain-containing protein, protein MDLTALIILPIIAGLAALWIGAMVSIFRRSSAMSGLELLGWCAFVVFAQFFGPLIWFFIGRDRYAAPPS, encoded by the coding sequence ATGGATCTCACGGCACTCATCATTCTGCCGATCATCGCCGGACTCGCCGCACTCTGGATCGGTGCCATGGTGTCGATCTTCCGGCGCTCGAGCGCGATGTCGGGCCTCGAGCTGCTCGGCTGGTGCGCGTTCGTCGTGTTCGCCCAGTTCTTCGGCCCGCTGATCTGGTTCTTCATCGGTCGCGATCGCTACGCCGCGCCGCCGTCGTGA
- a CDS encoding NUDIX hydrolase, producing MGPLPGLRRTSRMILMDEDGAALLFMTAAPDSTRFARWITPGGGVDPGESHGQAAIRELFEETGLVVDSVGEPVWSLDFDVAWDEADHDRGHAEYYVVRCERFEPVSTNWTDDEHVDVTAHGWFTADELLHSGQPFEPYDLPRLLREVAGGV from the coding sequence GTGGGTCCGTTGCCGGGCCTTCGGCGGACATCCCGAATGATTCTCATGGATGAGGATGGCGCCGCGTTGCTTTTCATGACGGCGGCGCCTGACTCGACACGCTTTGCCCGCTGGATCACGCCCGGCGGGGGAGTCGACCCGGGGGAGTCGCATGGGCAGGCGGCCATTCGGGAGCTGTTCGAAGAGACCGGCCTCGTCGTCGACAGCGTGGGGGAGCCCGTGTGGAGCCTCGACTTCGACGTCGCGTGGGACGAGGCCGACCACGATCGCGGCCACGCCGAGTACTACGTGGTGCGCTGCGAGCGCTTCGAGCCGGTGTCGACGAACTGGACCGACGATGAGCACGTCGACGTGACGGCGCACGGCTGGTTCACGGCCGACGAGCTGCTGCACTCGGGTCAGCCGTTCGAGCCCTACGACCTGCCGCGACTGCTGCGCGAGGTCGCCGGGGGAGTCTGA
- a CDS encoding SDR family oxidoreductase: MNTPLQPGSLAGKTALVTGSSRGIGADTVKYFAAAGANVVINYRAKAPRAEKLVAEIEAAGGQAIAVGADLTDAGSVAALMDAVRERFGTLDILVLNASGGMESGMGEDYALRLNRDAQVNVLTQGAELMGEGGRVVFVTSHQAHFIDTVPTMPEYEAVAKSKRAGEDALRALIPSLEAKGIGFTVVSGDMIEGTITATLLERAAPGAIDARKEAAGKLYNVSEFAAEVAQAAVDPVPADNTRLVGDVSYFTEYPGE; this comes from the coding sequence GTGAACACCCCATTGCAGCCCGGCTCGCTCGCCGGCAAGACCGCCCTCGTCACCGGCTCGTCGCGCGGCATCGGCGCCGACACCGTCAAGTACTTCGCCGCCGCTGGCGCCAACGTCGTCATCAACTATCGCGCCAAGGCGCCCCGGGCCGAGAAGCTCGTCGCCGAGATCGAAGCGGCCGGCGGGCAGGCCATCGCTGTCGGGGCCGACCTCACCGACGCCGGCTCGGTCGCCGCGTTGATGGATGCTGTGCGCGAGCGCTTCGGCACCCTCGACATTCTCGTGCTCAACGCCTCCGGCGGCATGGAGTCGGGCATGGGAGAGGACTACGCACTCAGGCTGAATCGGGACGCGCAGGTCAACGTCTTGACGCAGGGCGCCGAGCTCATGGGCGAGGGCGGCCGCGTCGTCTTCGTGACGAGCCACCAGGCGCACTTCATCGACACGGTGCCGACGATGCCCGAGTACGAGGCTGTGGCCAAGTCGAAGCGCGCGGGCGAAGACGCCTTGCGCGCGCTCATCCCGTCGCTCGAAGCGAAGGGCATCGGCTTCACTGTGGTGTCGGGCGACATGATCGAGGGCACGATCACCGCGACGTTGCTCGAGCGTGCCGCGCCCGGCGCCATCGATGCGCGCAAAGAGGCAGCCGGCAAGCTCTACAACGTGAGCGAGTTCGCCGCCGAGGTCGCCCAGGCTGCCGTTGATCCGGTTCCCGCAGACAACACGCGCCTCGTCGGCGACGTCAGCTACTTCACCGAGTACCCGGGGGAGTAG
- a CDS encoding NfeD family protein, with protein sequence MVDLTQYLWIVWLVFVVVCVIIEVLTLEFTFMMVAAGSLIGGLGTNLLGAEWWVQILAAAVISGLLLFTIRPMLLKLLHRGDEPALTNVDALRGMAGRVTTGFSETTGFVKLANGETWTARLAPEHETLTLAEGDRVVVTRIDGATAEVAPRERSETP encoded by the coding sequence ATGGTCGACCTGACGCAGTACCTGTGGATCGTGTGGCTGGTCTTCGTGGTCGTGTGCGTGATCATCGAGGTTTTGACGCTTGAGTTCACCTTCATGATGGTCGCCGCCGGCTCACTCATCGGCGGCCTCGGCACGAACCTGCTCGGGGCGGAGTGGTGGGTGCAGATTCTCGCTGCCGCCGTCATCTCGGGGCTGCTGCTGTTCACCATCAGGCCGATGCTGCTCAAGTTGCTGCATCGTGGTGACGAGCCCGCGCTCACCAACGTCGACGCCCTCAGGGGCATGGCGGGGCGCGTGACCACCGGCTTCTCGGAGACCACCGGCTTCGTGAAGCTTGCGAACGGCGAGACCTGGACAGCCCGCCTCGCGCCCGAGCACGAGACCTTGACCCTTGCTGAGGGCGACCGCGTGGTCGTCACTCGCATCGACGGAGCGACCGCTGAGGTCGCCCCGAGAGAACGGAGCGAAACACCATGA